The genomic segment TCTACGGTACCGTCTGCTGAGGTTCTGCACGCAGGGAACACCCTGGGGTTCTAGGTTCTGCTCCTGAACAACGTGAGCAGAACCTTAATGGACCCAGTTGGGTCATTTTGCTCCGCGAGAACAGGTGGACCAGAACTCCATCCGAACATCTGGAACGTTCTCTGCCCGATGGTGCAGAACACACAGAACCTTGTTTTCCATCTAGTCCTCTTCTAAACCTGCTGGTCCAGCTAGAACCTCaggttctgtttggttctgtCTATAATTTGAGGTTCTGTTTATAACATGAGGTTCTATTTGGTTCTGTTTATAACCTGAGGTTCTGTTTATAACATGAGGTTCTTTCTGGTTCTGTTTATAACATGAGGTTCTATTTGGTTCTGTTTATAACCTGaggttctgtttggttctgtttaTAACCTGAGGTTCTGTTTATAACATGAGGTTCTTTCTGGTTCTGTTTATAACCTGAGGTTCTGTTTATAACATGaggttctgtttggttctgtCTATAATTTGAGGTTCTGTTTATAACATGAGGTTCTTTCTGGTTCTGTTTATAACATGAGGTTCTGTTTATAACATGAGGTTCTATTTGGTTCTGTTTATAACCTGAGGTTCTGTTTATAACATGAGGTTCTTTCTGGTTCTGTTTATAACATGaggttctgtttggttctgtttaTAACCTGCGGTTCTGTTTATAAGATGAGGTTCTGTTTATAACATGaggttctgtttggttctgtttaTAACCTGAGGTTCTGTTTATAACCTGAGGTTCTTTCTGGTTCTGTTTATAACCTGAGGTTCTGTTTATAACATGAGGTTCTTTCTGGTTCTGTTTATAACATGAGGTTCTTTCTGGTTCTGTTTATAACCTGAGGTTCTGTTTATAACCTAaggttctgtttggttctgtCTATAACTTAaggttctgtttggttctgtCTATAACCTGAGTTTCTGCTGTTTATAACATGAGGTTCTTTCTGGTTCTGTTTATAACCTAaggttctgtttggttctgtCTATAACCCAaggttctgtttggttctgtCTATAACCCGaggttctgtttggttctgtCTATAACCCGAGGTTCTTTCTGGTTCTGTTTATAACCTGAGATTCTGTTTATAACCTGaggttctgtttggttctgtCTATAACCCGaggttctgtttggttctgtCTATAACCCGaggttctgtttggttctgtCTATAACCCGaggttctgtttggttctgaCTATAACATGAGGTTCTTTCTGGTTCTGTTTATAACCTGAGATTCTGTTTATAACCTGaggttctgtttggttctgtCTATAACCCGAGGTTCTGTTTATAACATGAGGTTCTGTCTATAACCTGaggttctgtttggttctgtttaTAACATGAGGTTCTTTCTGGTTCTGTCTATAACCTAAGGTTCTGTGGGTTCTCACATGCACAGCTGTGGACCAATAAATTCTGGTTCTGTAATCAACCCAGCAGTCTGTTTATTTCTagctgctgccccctgctggccagGAGGCCCATCTGGGTTCTCCACAGCAGAAGCAGCTCAGACAGAAGGAAGGAGAACCCGAGTTCTAGAAGAGAGAGAGGCTGCTCTAGAACCGGACTTCTAGAACCGGAGGTGCTGCTCCTGTCCAGGTGTGCTGGAGGTCCAGATCCAGGCTGACCATTACTGCTGGAGCTGgaagaagtttatttaaaagcagctgaagctcttTTAAAGTTCTGTCCTTTAAATGAAGCATAAGAAGACTTAAAGAACCAATGAACGCGGTTCCTCACTAGTGGCTTTAAAGGTGCTCAGTGAAGGAGCCTCTGATGCGCCGGGTTCTAACGctcttatttcttttatttttacagtgctGTAGAATAAGACGTGTGcttatattaatattaataataatactacattttatttaaaggcgCCTGAAGGTCGGCGTAGAGAACGTGGATCATTAGTGATTATTAGTTCAGCATGGAGCAGAAAGAGAAGAGGCTAAAGTTCTGGAGCCATAACTGATCATATGTTCAGAGATGGTAAAATAAATGGCTAATTAATTAATAACCGGTTATTTAAAGGTGTTCAGAATATTTTACACCACAGTTAAACTTCATGCTTTGTTTGATTATTGCTCAGTGGTTTGGTCAAATACTTcattaattaatataaaaaaactacgagtaattaacaataaaacatctcTCATGTGGGTTTAGATCAAATGGTGACAAAATGCATGATAGCCTTTTATGGTTAAAAGTTACAAATAGATATTCTATTACTAATGgtatttttatataatgttCTAAAAAATTTACACCTTTAATTTTATAAACGAGACTATCCTTTAGTACTGATACACATTATTATGCAGCGAGTCATGCAGCAGCAGGTTTTATTTTAGCTAGAGTTAATTCAACGTTCAGTATACAGACAGCAGAACTCTGTAAGGTTTTAAAACTTCACTTAAGAAATCTTACCTTCAAAGAAATGTAGTATTTAGTTCATGTTAATTTAATTAAGGAGATACTGGGGCAGGGTTCTTGTTAGCTTTTTCTTTGATATAGATCTATTTGGAGtagcaatattttattttaattatgtttattatttatttttattatttatttttattattattgttttagtgATCAATGACGTTAATTGTAGATATGTATTAAATGTTGTGTAAATGTCTTGTACATGGAAGAATAGCTCTTAGTTTATGCTGAAGCTAACGAGGATCCAGATAAAACAAAGTCATCTAATATGTGTCTAAGcacaaagtttgatttaaaagGTTGTTTTAGTCAGAATGACTATTTTACCACAGTGGTAATGTGGTAAATTAGAAGAAATAATTCTTCATCAAAGCGTCTTCATCCTAATTTCGCTCATTCTGCCTCTGATCAGAACATCTGGACGTGAATGAAGGACGTGGACCTGCAGGaacatctgctgcagctcctctcaGCTCACCTACTGCAGGTTCTGAGGCGTTCGGGGAAATGATCAAACCCAGATCCACTGGGCCGAACCAGAACCCCGTCATCTGATCACAGGAGGTGGACACTACAGGCCTCATGAGGAAGGCCTGTTAAAGCAGACAGTGGGTCTGAGATGGGCTGGGTTCTAAGGAAGGTTCGGGTTCTGATGGAGCTCCTGACCAGACCCGGAAGCTGGTCCTGGAGTTCTCCAGGTGCCCGTCCTGCCGGCCCGGTCTGACCCAGAAGGTCCGCTGACCACCAGCAGAACACCAGAGCGCCGTTAGAGGCTGTAATTACACCCAGCGAGCAGCAGGGGGCGGTAAACCACCGCACTTCCACCAGAACCGTAGAAGAAGAAGGCGCAGCAGTCAGCGCACATTAGCCTGTTAGCTTGGAAGCTAACTGCTTTGCCATGAAGGTTCTTCTGTGAAACGGTGAGTTCTGGTTCCACTTCCTTCCTCCAGCGTCCGAACCGGACTCGGACCGCCCCATGGTTCCCTCTGGTACCGCTGTCGGACGTTATTTACCGGTTTCAGCAAGTGGTCAGGTAGCTGCTCAGAACTATCTGTTGGTTCGGTTCGAGCCTCCCAGCCGGGCCAGTGGTCCAAACTGCACATCGTTGGGGAGGGAGTGGGTACCGTGGGTTACCGTGGGTTACCGTGGGGTCCATATAGGCCGGCAACACCCGAACATACGCAACTAAGTCCAGTTGAGACAGAAGACAAAACACCCAGGAACCAAAGTTCAGGTTCCGGTAAAGTCTGTGGGGGTTCGGCAGAACATCAGCTGACCAGAGAACCAGACGCTAGGCTCTCCAGCTGCTTGGTTCTTTAGAACCTAAGCTCGGAATGGACCCAGAACATGGCGGGTGTGAAGTTCTGGGTTCTTCAGATGTCAGCAGTTTTCTAGGTTCAGTCCAGTAACTCTGCTCATCTAGGTTCTGATCAAAGGCGCGTTTCTAACGGCACCAGAGATCCAGAATGAGGTCCGGGTCGGGTGGATGAAGCTCAGTGGTCAGAACTCACAGTTctgccagcagggggagctgcagaggccCCACAGTCCATATGGTTGGAGAAGGTTCTGCTATTGAACCTCTCTGTTCCTGATCAGAACCCGTGAGCAAAGCGTGTGTCAGAACTAGGCAGAGCTATTAGGGTCCAGCCAGATAAGGGATCCACGGGTTCTGAACCAGCGGAGAGCTTTGGACAGGTGAGGGGAACACCTGTGTGCAGCGACCTGAAGTGAGGCCCAGGCAACCCTGACTCCATTActaaaatctgattggttctggcagacagattaaaaacatgaattattattgatttaattattatgattattatcaATGGTTTGTTCATGACGTcgtttttatgaaagtttgttcATGACGTCGTTTTACAAAAGTTTGTTCATGACGTTGTTTTACGAAAGTTTGTTTATGACGTcgtttttatgaaagtttgttcATGACGTTGTTTTACGAAAGTTTGTTCATGACGTCGTTTTACGAAAGTTTGTTCATGACGTCGTTTTACGAAAGTTTGTTTATGACGTTGTTTTACGAAAGTTTGTTTATGACGTcgtttttatgaaagtttgtttATGACGTcgtttttatgaaagtttgtttATGACGTCGTTTTACGAAAGTTTGTTCATGACGTTGTTTTATAAAAGTTTGTTCATGACGTCGTTTTACGAAAGTTTGTTCATGACGTCGTTTTACGAAAGTTTGTTTATGACGTCGTTTTTATGAGTTTGTTCATGACGtcgttttatgaaagtttgtttATGACGTCGTTTTTATGAGTTTGTTTATGACGTCGTTTTTATGAGTTTGTTTATGACAtcgttttatgaaagtttgtttATGACGTCGTTTTACGAAAGTTTGTTCATGACGTCGTTTTACGAAAGTTTGTTCATGACGTTGTTTTATAAAAGTTTGTTCATGACGTCGTTTTACGAAAGTTTGTTCATGACGTCGTTTTACGAAAGTTTGTTCATGACGTCGTTTTTATGAGTTTGTTTATGACGtcgttttatgaaagtttgttcATGACGTCGTTTTACGAAAGTTTGTTCATGACGTCGTTTTACGAAACTGTGTTTATGACGTCGTTTTACGAAACTGTGTTTATGACGTCGTTTTACGAAAGTTTGTTTATGACGTcgtttttatgaaagtttgtttATGACGTcgtttttatgaaagtttgtttATGACGTCGTTTTACGAAAGTTTGTTCATGACGTCGTTTTACGAAAGTTTGTTTATGACGTCGTTTTTATGAGTTTGTTCATGACGtcgttttatgaaagtttgtttATGACGTCGTTTTTATGAGTTTGTTTATGACGTCGTTTTTATGAGTTTGTTTGACAtcgttttatgaaagtttgtttATGACGTCGTTTTACGAAAGTTTGTTCATGACGTCGTTTTACGAAAGTTTGTTCATGACGTTGTTTTATAAAAGTTTGTTCATGACGTCGTTTTACGAAAGTTTGTTCATGACGTCGTTTTACGAAAGTTTGTTCATGACGTCGTTTTTATGAGTTTGTTTATGACGtcgttttatgaaagtttgttcATGACGTGGTTTTTATGAGTTTGTTTATGACGtcgttttatgaaagtttgtttAATGACGttgttttatgaaagtttgttcATGACGTCGTTTTTATGAGTTTGTTTATGACGTCGTTTTACGAAAGTTTGTTTATGACGtcgttttatgaaagtttgtttATGACGtcgttttatgaaagtttgttcATTACGTCGTTTAATGAAAGTTTGTTTATGACGtcgttttatgaaagtttgtttATGACGtcgttttatgaaagtttgttcatgacgtcgttttatgaaagtttgttcATTACGtcgttttatgaaagtttgtttATGACGTCGTTTAATGAAAGTTTGTTCATGACGTTTTTACGAAAGTTTGTTTATGACGTCGTTTTTTTGAAAGTTTGTTTATGACGTcgtttttatgaaagtttgtttATGACGTCGTTTAATGAAAGTTTGTTCATGACGtcgttttatgaaagtttgtttATGACGTCGTTTAATGAAAGTTTGTTCATGACGtcgttttatgaaagtttgttcATGACGTCGTTTTTATGAGTTTGTTTATGACGtcgttttatgaaagtttgttcATGACGTCGTTTTACAAAAGTTTGTTCATGACGtcgttttatgaaagtttgttcatgacgtcgttttataaaagtttgttcatgacgtcgttttatgaaagtttgttcATGACGTCGTTTTTATGAGTTTGTTTATGACGtcgttttatgaaagtttgtttATGACGtcgttttatgaaagtttgttcatgacgtcgttttatgaaagtttgttcATGACGTCGTTTTACAAAAGTTTGTTCATGACGtcgttttatgaaagtttgttcatgacgtcgttttataaaagtttgttcatgacgtcgttttatgaaagtttgttcATGACGTCGTTTTTATGAGTTTGTTTATGACGtcgttttatgaaagtttgttcATGACGTCGTTTTTATGAGTTTGTTTATGACGtcgttttatgaaagtttgttcatgacatcgttttatgaaagtttgttcatgacgtcgttttatgaaagtttgttcatgacgtcgttttatgaaagtttgttcatgacgtcgttttatgaaagtttgtttATGACGTCGTTTTTATGAGTTTGTTTATGACGtcgttttatgaaagtttgttcatgacgtcgttttatgaaagtttgttcATGACGTCGTTTTACAAAAGTTTGTTCATGACGtcgttttatgaaagtttgttcatgacgtcgttttataaaagtttgttcatgacgtcgttttatgaaagtttgtttATGACGTCGTTTTTATGAGTTTGTTTATGACGtcgttttatgaaagtttgttcatgacgtcgttttatgaaagtttgttcATGACGTCGTTTTACAAAAGTTTGTTCATGACGtcgttttatgaaagtttgttcatgacgtcgttttataaaagtttgttcatgacgtcgttttatgaaagtttgttcatgacgtcgttttatgaaagtttgtttATGACGTcgtttttatgaaagtttgtttATGACGTCGTTTTACAAGTTTGTTCATGACGTCGTTTTACGAAAGTTTGTTTATGACGTcgtttttatgaaagtttgtttATGACGTcgtttttatgaaagtttgttcGTGAcgtttttatgaaagtttgtttATGACGTcgtttttatgaaagtttgtttATGACGTcgtttttatgaaagtttgtttATGACGTcgtttttatgaaagtttgtttATGACGTCGTTTTACGAAAGTTTGTTCATGACGTCGTTTTACGAAAGTTTGTTCATGACGtcgttttatgaaagtttgttcATGACGTCGTTTTATGAACGTTTGTTTATGACGtcgttttatgaaagtttgtttATGACGTcgtttttatgaaagtttgtttATGACGTcgtttttatgaaagtttgtttATGACGTCGTTTTACGAAAGTTTGTTCATGACGTCGTTTTACGAAAGTTTGTTCATGACGtcgttttatgaaagtttgttcATGACGTCGTTTTATGAACGTTTGTTTATGACGTCGTTTTATGAACGTTTGTTCATGACGTcgtttttatgaaagtttgttcAAGACCTCGTTTTACAAAAGTTTGTTCATGACAtcgttttatgaaagtttgttcatgacgtcgttttataaaagtttgttcatgacgtcgtttttatgaaagtttgttcatgacgtttttatgaaagtttgttcATGACGTTATGAACAAACTCATAAAACGACGTCATGAGCAATGACGCAGTGCGGAGCTTCCTACCCCATGGCTCCTTCTTCCATCGCGTCACGTGACTAAGGTCCAGAGGAACTTTAATTAACACTGAGCGTTCTGGCGAAGGTAAATACCTTCAAGTCCAACCTTTATGTGCTTTACAGTAGTTGTGTTATACTTCAAGGTCTTAGCAGAATAAAATGCCCCCAATCTTCTTTATTTAATTGAAAGATAGGGTTAGTCCTTTATTTTTCCCTTGATCTTTCACCATGTTGTCAGTATTGTGCTTTAAGTTTATTGTGCTCTTTGATCGACTCTTTCTGCACTCTAACCTTGTACTTGGCCTTTTTGTCTGTAAATGATTACGCACtgtttcaagttatttaatgtttaataaccaACTCTGTTAGGTATTacctggtgaatatcagccaatcagctgatatcaggacaatagttgaaaggaatgattcgatctctgatcttttaacagcaaactctgcacacatatagaataaaggagtgacaacttctcttcaagttcaagaatttattaacataaatagattaacatccagagaacatcactatataatgtttatctgaattaactctatatttcaatcaacaaatcctctacTAGGCTGTAAAACTAAACTActgagcaaaatgaagataaaaagaagctaaggaactatttacacacaatagaaacaaaagacaaataaaatggttgatcatcatcagaatgattcagtgaatcctgatTCACTGCAgatttgagttaaagaaccaaagttcatcttaaagaacacgGCATGAGTTTAAATTAACTAATCTAGAACAACATCTGGTGTGTTCCAGCCCATTCACAATGTAAACCCTGagttaaaacaatatttgatgaaataacattttaaagtgatgtgctaaataaaaatcaataaccttaaGGACACTTTTTATTAATGTCCAGGAAATAATTCAGACTCAGATTGGTAACTATGGGAGCTAGAGGGCGCTGCAGCGGACTATCGTCCATGTGGCCGTTAGCTTGATGAGTTAATCTTAACTTACATTAAACAGcataaaatcaacattaatgttcttATTAAAGCTGTAGTAACGCTTATAGCTCTACCGGACGATGGTGGAGTGAGATTAAACCAAGCATGACTAAACACGCCGTAGTTACCTTTAACTCATGGGTTAGTAGTCAGGTATTAGGGAAGCTAACGGGCTAATGCTAGCAGACATCCGGTTACCACttcaaaaactttaaaagctCTATTTTGTTGTAAAGAGCAGACCAGAAAACAccagcattaatgttccataGGTGTATAAACCCCTTATGGACATACCCAAAGTCATCCCCATAGCTTGTTTCAAAGTTCGCTAGCGGGTAGCTTAGCCTGTTAGCGCCAGGCCTTAACCTCAGTCACACACTCATCAATCACTTGATCATCATTGATGATTTGCttcgtttacatggacaaaaattATCGGAATAAAGAGCcgattggaataaaaatgcagcatgtaaacaagccaatcggaacATTAtgatcggaatgaaattgttgGTTTATGCTGACTGATAATCTGATGAACGTGTGTATAAACGCTGGTCAGGCACACAGTAACGTACAACCCTGATGAGAACATCGCTGGGCTGACACCACAACGCTGCtttgctgtttctgttgttCAGCCAAgatggaagttcttcttctgtgtttttttttaggggaatttgataacagCACATGCCAGAGTAGTTATATTCTGAACAAAGTTAGGTGAATACACACGCACAGTTTACTgggtgtatatagcttctgtatatatatcatttttactttttattttactgtattcttattttttgtctgcaccatcaacaccaaatcaaattccttgtaagtgcaaacctacttggcgattaaacttgattctgattatgaccagaTTAATTGTGTGCCAAACGGCACAGTTTGATTATTTAacccaaacacattttaatcggATCGTGGCGGTATGTGTGTGAACATAGCTATAGCTGCTAACTAGCAATGGTAGCGACACATTTTTACCAAGCTAGCGCGATCTCCAGGAACCACCCAGCCTGGTCAACACTAGCAAGAACCGCTCAGTGATgtaagctccgcccctctctgcAGGTGCATTGCCGCCGGCGATGGCTCTGATCGAAGGCGTGGGAGACGAGGTGACGCTGCTCTTCggctcgctgctgctgctgatggtgcTGCTGCTCGCCTGGATCTCCACCCGCACCTCCGAGCCCTCAGAGCAGCCCTTCGCTTCTTCCGCGGCCCCTGCGCCGCCACAGAGGGCCACCTCCACGCCGCAGGATGCGCCCCTCTCCTCCGCCGGCTCGCCGTCCTCCTCGGCCCGCGGCGCTCCGTCCGAGGCTCCGCCCACCGCCGCCCCCCATGAAGAGGAGGAGTCTGAGGGAGGAGGCGGAGTTAGGAGACGAGGAGAAGGTCAGAGGAACATGGTGGTCCGCCTGAAGTTCCTCAACGACACCGAGAGAACGGCTCAGGTCCAACCGCAGGACACCATCGGCTACATCAAACGGTAATACCCCCACCACCGGTACTTCACCTGTTCTACCACCTGTTCTACCACCTGTTCTACCACCTGTTACTACAGCCGGTACTACGGCCGGTACTACAGCCGGTACTACCACCTGTTCTACCACCTGTTCTACCACCTGTTCTACGGCCGGTACTACGGCCGGTACTACGGCCGGTACTACACCTGTTCTACCACCTGGTACCACTGTGGGGCGGCACCATCTCGGTGACGCCTCCTGACCCGGTGGTACCGGCTGACCCGACGTTGTCTCTCTGTCTTCCAGAACTTACTTTGCGGGTCAGGAGCAGCAGGTGCGGCTCATCTACCAGGGCCAGCTGCTGCAGGACGACGCCCAGACTCTGGCCTCGCTCAACCTGGCCCACAACTGCGTCCTCCACTGCCACATCTCCCAGAACGCCGCGCCGGGGGCCCCGGGGGCGGCGCGGCCCGGCGACCAGGTGCAGGTGGCGCTGAACGTGGGCAGCCTGATGGTGCCGCTGCTGGTGCTGATGCTGTCGGTGCTGTGGTACTGTCAGATCCAGTACCGGCAGTTCTTCACCGCCCCCGCCACCGCCACCCTGGTGGGCATCACCATCTTCCTCAGCCTGGTGGCCTTCGGGGTCTACCGCCGCTAGCTGCTCCCATCGGCCGACAGACGCGACGGCGGCCGCTGATTCCGTTGCCATGGAGATGTTGAGTGTAATAAGgactttgatttttatttttttagatgctgTTTCTCATTGCTGTGCCTGTGAGCGAGTGGGCGGCGGCTCACCtgtctgtttctcacctgttaCCTGTCTGTCTGAGGGAGATTAAATCATTAATTTATCGCGCTGCGTCTGTGTTTCTGAGGGAGCAGAGCCACTGCAGGTTCTCATGTTTATTAACAGCCATGGAccaccttcagcagaaccagaacagaaccaggctgatGATCGGATCCGGAGCGCGGGGCCTCAGCAGCCGTCACTGTGAAAGCAAACAGAGGGTGTTAGCCACCTGCCTCATGCGTCAACATtaaacagaaccacagaacccAGCCGGGTCCAGAGGAGAGGCAGAACCGTGCTGGGGGTGCATCAGAGGGTTACAGCTTCTCATCCTTCAGCAGCTTAACCCCAGCTTCCCCCCCGggtgccgcacatggcagcccactgctccccatgGGGGTGGGTCACTGTAGAGAACACGTTTCATtggattattaaaatattattaaaacaaCCAGAGCAGAACTTCAGGTTGGACCAAAGCTTCAGGGGCGTGACAGATGGTCTCAGGAGGTTCTACACAGAGGAAAGGAGGTTCTGACCCATTTCATCATCACTCTATACCTGCCAGCTGGTCTGGTACCAGCGGAGAACCCAAAAGatacagagaggaagacccCAGGTTGAGGGTTGAACCCGGGACCTTCTTTTCATCACTGTGTGCCAAAGGTGAAAACAACTGGACCGGCAGAAATAAGCGGTCCAGCTGGTGATCCACTTTTTGTTCTGCTGGGTGAAACGGTCCGTCCATCAGTAGTCAGTACATTACGTGTTCACATAAGGAGGTTAATAAAATAGACCTGTGTGGAGcagcaggcctgtgaaaactgaccaatccctgctgttCGGTCCGAATGGAAAGAGTCGCTCTCATTGGTTCTTCAtgccgacccccccccccccctccagttCATTCTGACATAACGTCAGtgtccgtgctcgttccttctTAGTTTCCcaattgtgtttatgtatccagttagcttagcagttagccgttcattgtagcacTGCTGCTCTGAGGGCAGATCCAGCTGCAGAAACCAATGGGGGGGGTGCAGAAGACTtgttgaaaacacattttctttgtatttctgcttcaggctgaacagtggctcgtTGACCAGTGCAATATctaaaaaatctaataaaaacacCTAATCGGgtttcttttgaacacattgagctgaaaaaacttgcttatgggcaggttgtaaaaattgTGGAAGCTTTTAGaaagaactagaaaatttctgaagtaATTTAGCAAGGCGACTGCCTCGTGGTGCGTCCCGTACCCTGACTGAGTGGAATGTGTGATTTTAGTGcatttctgcagcatgtagcaCAGACAAAAAGGGGTGAAaaatggatgtttgacacctcataaaatAGACATGCTTTATCCGACATGGCCCAGATttattgtggagctttctctctaaaggaagtacagactctgtgaagcagaagtttgtacgaccttcctagagctacttccggttagcaacatgctaactgttagccgctaacatggttgtgttcagtatcactgggtgatggtattctgttagtttggtccaaatgctgtactgggaagtgcctcaaaaagggagaaaatatgattttgcatgttttttgttcATGATGTCGCCATGGTAACTATAAATGGCGGATGATACAAAAACAGCAGTTGACAGGATGAAGATGCACGTTTTCATATATACTATGGGGGTGGAAAAGTAATTGTCTACACTAACCAATCCCAGaactaaaccactgtaccaaagaCCAGCACCATATACCTGCACTACCACTACCTGCAGCCGTGATGTCACTACCTGCAACCGTGAGGTCACTACCTGCAGCCGTGATGTCACTACCTGCAGCCGTGATGTCACTACCTGCAACCGTGATGTCACTACCTGCAGCTGTGATGTCACTACCTGCAGCCGTGATGTCACCGTGATGTCACTACCTGCAGCCGTGAGCAGAACCAAGTGGTGATGTCACCGTGATGTCACTACCTGCAGCCGTGATGTCACTACCTGCAGCCGTGATGTCACTACCTGCAGCTGTGATGTCACTACCTG from the Fundulus heteroclitus isolate FHET01 unplaced genomic scaffold, MU-UCD_Fhet_4.1 scaffold_56, whole genome shotgun sequence genome contains:
- the tmub1 gene encoding transmembrane and ubiquitin-like domain-containing protein 1 encodes the protein MALIEGVGDEVTLLFGSLLLLMVLLLAWISTRTSEPSEQPFASSAAPAPPQRATSTPQDAPLSSAGSPSSSARGAPSEAPPTAAPHEEEESEGGGGVRRRGEGQRNMVVRLKFLNDTERTAQVQPQDTIGYIKRTYFAGQEQQVRLIYQGQLLQDDAQTLASLNLAHNCVLHCHISQNAAPGAPGAARPGDQVQVALNVGSLMVPLLVLMLSVLWYCQIQYRQFFTAPATATLVGITIFLSLVAFGVYRR